TATTCGCAACCGCCGATAAACCGACCGGTCCATTTATTAAGGACCATGTAGAGACTCCGCAACCTATGGTCAACGGCGGTACCGGGGATGCAACCACTTTCATTGATGGTGACGGAAAGCCCTATATCAGTTGCTCAAGCAGAAGCGGACGCAGTCATGTGTACGTGATTCCGATTCGCGCATCCGATTATTTGGCCTGTGAACGGACGGTCGAGATATTCAATGGCGCCAGTCGGGAAGGGAACTGCATGTTCGATTACAAGGGCAGATACTTCGCCGCTTCCAGCGATTTGCATGGATGGAATTCCTCCCATACCTATTACATATCCTCCGACAAAATTTTAGGGACCTATGGGACGGAAAAGATCATGGCCAACACGGATCTTGATTACTCCCATGTTACCCAATCCGGATTTTTCATAACCGTCAACGGTACGGTAGATACAACCGTTATCTACTGTGGTGATCGCTGACCATCGATGGAGATAACGTCATATTCAACTCCTTGTCCCAGTGGTCGATTGACGCCGTCACCGGAACCTGGAAGATAGGCCCCGGCAACAACTACATATTAAACCCCTCTTTCGAAGCCGACCGGGTTCAGGTGGCTCATGCGGTAGGCTGGGAAGGTACTGCCGCGAATTCTGATAGTCCTCACGGGGCGGGAAATTTCTGCTTAGGCCTGGCTTCAGGCGCAAAGGCGACCCAGAGAATACCCGAAAACCCGACTATTGCCGGCATCCCAGCAGGTACCTATGAAATGAAATCTTGGGTTCGGAGCAGTGGCGGTACTTGCCAAATTTCCATATCCGGATTCGGCGGTTCCGACATGAGCAAATCCTCCAATGCAGGCAGCTGGACGGAGATAAGCATACCGAATATCAAGATTTCAACCGGGAAGGCCATCGTGAGCGCTTCCAATACGGGAAGCGGCACTTGCTCCATGGATGATTTTTCCCTGGTTAATTCGAATCCCGTGGGAGTAAATGAGAATCCTGGCCGAATGGATCGTGGGATTTCTTTCGATCCCGCAACTTATCGATTTCAACCTACTGGATGGAATGGCGAGGCTATCCGTTTGGAAATGTATACCGTCGGTGGAAAAATGGTATTAAAACAATCGGTTATGGGATTCGATGCAGGCCAATACAATCTGCCGGTAGGTCGGTTTGAAAGCGGAAA
This DNA window, taken from Fibrobacterota bacterium, encodes the following:
- a CDS encoding family 43 glycosylhydrolase; its protein translation is GAATCYSSKDLVNWKFEGAVFKDTGWFCGPNVAYNKNTKKYVLIAQAGNDVLFATADKPTGPFIKDHVETPQPMVNGGTGDATTFIDGDGKPYISCSSRSGRSHVYVIPIRASDYLACERTVEIFNGASREGNCMFDYKGRYFAASSDLHGWNSSHTYYISSDKILGTYGTEKIMANTDLDYSHVTQSGFFITVNGTVDTTVIYCGDR
- a CDS encoding T9SS type A sorting domain-containing protein yields the protein MSQWSIDAVTGTWKIGPGNNYILNPSFEADRVQVAHAVGWEGTAANSDSPHGAGNFCLGLASGAKATQRIPENPTIAGIPAGTYEMKSWVRSSGGTCQISISGFGGSDMSKSSNAGSWTEISIPNIKISTGKAIVSASNTGSGTCSMDDFSLVNSNPVGVNENPGRMDRGISFDPATYRFQPTGWNGEAIRLEMYTVGGKMVLKQSVMGFDAGQYNLPVGRFESGNYLLKVSTDKNSSVQKITIGR